The Alysiella filiformis sequence CATTTGATTGAAGCCATTAAACGCCAATACCCACAAGCCCGATTTGTGGGCATTGGCGGCACGCGCATGAAAGACGAAGGCTTTGAAAGCCTGTTTGAACAAGAAAAATTGGCGGTACGCGGTTATTTTGAAGTATTGTCTAACCTGCCTGAAATTTTGAGCATACGCAGCAATTTGATTGAAGAACTGAAATTCATACGCCCCAATGTGTTTGTGGGCATTGATTCGCCCGATTTTAACTTGCATGTGGCGGCAAAACTCAAAGCGGCAGGCATTCCCACTTTGCACTATGTTAGCCCATCGGTTTGGGCGTGGAAAGCGGAGCGCGTTCACAAAATTGTGAAACAAGTCAATCAAGTGCTGTGCCTGTTTCCCATGGAACCCAAATTGTATGAAGAAGCAGGCGGCAAAGCCCTGTTTGTGGGACACCCCTTGGCGCAAATTTTGCCTTTGCAACCCGACAAACAATCGGCGCGTGAAATTTTAAAACTGGATACCCAAATCCCCATCATTGCCATTTTACCCGGCAGCAGGGTCAGTGAAATTGAGTATATGGCACCTTTGTTTTTTCAGGCTGCCAAATTGTTGCTGCGCGAATTGCCCACGGCACAATTTATCGTCCCCTACCCCACTGCCACCATACGCGAAATGCTGCAAGATTTGTTGAGCAAAGACTTTTTCAAACACTTGCCGATTCGCTTACAGGCAGCCAAAACCGATTTGGCGTGTTCGGCTGCCGATGTGGTGCTGGTAACAAGCGGCACGGCAACCTTGGAAGTGGCTTTGTGCAAACGCCCCATGGTCATCAGCTACAAAATTTCGCCCATGACCTACGCCTTGGTCAAACACAAAATCAAGGTGCAACACGTTGGTTTGCCCAATATTTTGCTGGGCAAAGAAGTGGTACCCGAATTGTTGCAGCACGATGCCACAGGCGAAAAATTGGCGCAAGCCGTGTTGGATTGGTATCGCAATCCCAACAAAGTGGCGCAATTGGAAATGTCGTTTACCCGCCTGCACAAAATGCTGCTGAAAAACACCGATGAATTGGCTGCCAATGCGGTGTTGTATGAAGCAGGTTTGTTGCCGCAAAACGATGCCGAACCCATTGCCCTGTCGCCCACGCAACACCAACTGAATCAGCAAAAAAAACAAGCCCTACCCGAAAAGCTGCCTGAAAAACCGCATTTTTCAGAAGTGGGCGTGATTGGCGATGACGGTCAAGTTTACGCCCACCATTCCCACATTCCCAGCGTAACCCACACACTTGCCCATAAGTCTGCCGATATGTTTCAAGAAGTAGAAGACACCCCCATTGCCCAGCCCCCCAAAAAATTGGGGCTTTTGGCACGCTTGTTTGGCAAAAAGCAGGCTGCCGAATCGGAAAGCTATGCCGCCACACCGCGTTTGCAACACGATGATTTTGACAATCTGAATTTGGACGATTTTGAAGATTTTGATTCCACCAAACGCAAACCCAAAGCCGTGCCTTCGCCCGACAACCCCAATCGTTTGATTTTGGAAGTGGACGATTTGCCCGATGCGCCCCCCGTTAGCACGGCAGACATTGTGCCCAATGCCAAGGGCAGAAATCCCAAAACGTCCAATATTTTTGACAAATACCGCGAGCAGCAAAACCCAACCACCGCGTCCCACACCGCCAGCAGCCAAACCGCGCCCAAAGAAAACATTTTCAGCAAATACATGAACCATGACGGCACAGTTAAAGACAATCTGACCAAAAAAGACGCGCCCAGCAAACCGAATATTTTTGACAAATACCGTCAAAACGCCAACGCCACACAGCAACCTGAAACGCCCGCACAGGCAATTCAGGCAGCCTTTGCTGCGCCACAAAACCCCACGCCGCGCGTTCACCCCGATTCAGACAATGAAGCGGAAAACGCCATTGCCGTATCCTTTGCCGAACCGCACGACACCAGCCCCGAAGTGGCACTGAACACCACGCAAAAACCCGATTCGGTGCAAACGGCACAATCGCGTCCCAATATTTTTGCGCGTCATTTAAACAGCAAGGGCGCGTCATCGGCGGCTGCGCTGCCTGAAAATCAGGCACAGGTGCATTCATCGTCAGCATCTGGGCAGCCTGAACGCACCCCTGCCAATTCGGACGCGACACGTTCGCGCCCCAATATTTTTGCGCGTCATCGCAACCAGCAAGCCCATCGCCCAGCCGAAACCGAAGTGGATTTGAACGACATTTTGGGCGAAGTGCGTTCAGAAACGGTGATTGCCATTCCCGTTGCCGAAGACATTGTGATTCCTGAAATCAGCTTGAATTTCAATGAAGAAGATTTCATTGTGATAAAAGACCCCAACACAGGCAAACCCACGCTGTTTTCAAAAGAAGAATTGCAACAAAATCAAACAGATTCTACCGAAACGCCCGTTTCAGCCAGCCCAGCCGATGTTGCGCCAGCCGCCGAGCCTGCGCCCATCAACACGCGCTCCGAACGCATTTTGAAACCGCAACGTGCGCGCCCCAACGAAGCCACACAACCGATTTTGCCCAAATCTTCGTTTGCGTATAAATATGCGATGATGTTCCAAAACACATCTGATGTGCGCTTGGAAAGCGAATACGATGAGCAGCCCGAAATTCAGCAAGCTGAAATCGCTGCGCCACAATTTGTTGCACCCGAAATTCCGCAGCCTGAAATCGTTGCACCGCAATTTGTTGAGCCTGTAATTCAGCAACCCGAAATCATTGCGCCACCATTGGTTGAGCCTGTAATTCAGCAACCTGAAATCGTTGCACCACAATTTGTTGAACCTGTAATTCAGCAGCCTGAAATCGTTGCGCCACAATTTGTTGCACCCGAAATTCAGCAGCCTGAAATCGTTGCGCCACAATTTGTTGCACCCGAAATTCAGCAGCCTGAAATCGTTGCGCCACCATTGGTTGAATCTGAAATTCAGCAGCCTGAAACCGTTGCGCCACAATTTGTTGAGCCTGTAATTCAGCAGCCTGAAATCGTTGCACCACCATTGGTTGAACCTGAAATTCAGCAGCCTGAAATCGTTGCACCGCAATTTATTGCACCCGAAATTCAGCAGCCTGAAATCGTTGCACCGCAATTTGTTGCACCCGAAATTCAGCAGCCTGAAATCATTGCACCACCATTGGTTGAACCCGAAATTCAGCAGCCTGAAATCGTTGCGCCACAATTTGTTGAGCCTGTAATTCAGCAGCCTGAAATGATTGAACCCATTGTTGAGCAGCCATCTACTGTTCAAGTTCAATTAATTGAAACCGAGATTCAGCAACCTGAAATTGTTTTACCGCAATTTGTTGAGCCTGAAATTCAACAGCCTGAAATCGTTGCGCCACCATTGGTTGAACCTGTTGTTCAGCAGCCCGAAATCGTCCGCGAAGCCTACCAATCATGGGCAACGCCCGACATTGCCGAACACATTGTCCGCGCCCCACAAACCACCGCCCCTGCCGAAGATTTGGCTACTGCGGTGTGGCAAGCATTGGCATCGTCTCATCTGCCCATGGAAGAAACGCCCGCGCCACAACCCATGGTTTTGGTTGAACACATGCCCGAAGACACCCCAACAGAACCTTTGGACGCGCACCCTGAAACCACATCAGAAAAAGTGTACCAACACACACCGCGTTTCAGCCGCCGCTATCCTGCCAAAGCAGGCTACACCGCCGCCAACCAAAGGCTCTTTTTCTAAAAAACCATGCAAAAGATATTGGAAAAATCATGTCCGAAGATTCATACATGTCCGAGCTTTCCTTTTGGAATCTCATCGATGTTACCCTAGCGGCAGCCGAAGCCCTAACCACCAGTTACGACAAACAACAAGGCATTCAAATTGACGCGCTCCTACAAGCCCTGCGGCATTTTAATCCCGAAGAAATCGTGTTTTTTCAAAATCGCCTGAACCAACTGTTTGCCCAAACCGACACATCACACATTGCCTGTGCAGGTTATTTGATGAGCGGCGGTTTCCACAATGCCGATGAATTTGACCACTTTCGCTATTGGCTGATTTCACGCGGCGAAACCGTGTACCGTGCCGCCTTGCACAAGCCAGATGATTTGGTTGGATTGGTGGCATGCCAGCCTGATTTTCGCTATGGTTTTGCCGATTTTCCCGATATTGCCCCGATTTTGTTTCAACGGCACACAGGGCGCGATTTAGACGG is a genomic window containing:
- a CDS encoding DUF4240 domain-containing protein, which codes for MSEDSYMSELSFWNLIDVTLAAAEALTTSYDKQQGIQIDALLQALRHFNPEEIVFFQNRLNQLFAQTDTSHIACAGYLMSGGFHNADEFDHFRYWLISRGETVYRAALHKPDDLVGLVACQPDFRYGFADFPDIAPILFQRHTGRDLDGYLAHDYYLNSTEELDWDENDHRSMQRICPRLFAQYWRG